The following are encoded in a window of Corynebacterium argentoratense DSM 44202 genomic DNA:
- a CDS encoding YbjN domain-containing protein, which produces MPTNSTNDSAHPDACTPVDAERIRAFTYKLGVTATLNGSTVAYAYPEATFGFSVLDIPQQPQQLVSEAVWSSAVPTQDAPLVLAACNEWNLHNITPALHFIEPGGDHAGYLALRMHRSAIVDAGLSDNQLGAFITTTIELGRRCCAWLETQLPNAINAADVKGQ; this is translated from the coding sequence ATGCCGACTAACTCCACCAATGATAGCGCCCACCCCGATGCTTGCACTCCAGTAGATGCTGAGCGCATTCGAGCGTTCACATACAAGCTAGGCGTCACCGCAACACTCAACGGAAGCACCGTGGCCTACGCGTACCCGGAAGCAACCTTCGGCTTTTCCGTTCTAGACATTCCGCAGCAACCCCAGCAGCTGGTCAGCGAAGCCGTATGGTCTAGTGCTGTTCCCACACAAGATGCTCCCCTTGTTCTAGCGGCATGTAACGAGTGGAACCTCCACAACATCACCCCAGCATTGCATTTCATTGAACCTGGTGGGGACCACGCAGGTTACCTCGCATTGCGGATGCATCGTTCAGCGATCGTGGATGCGGGGTTAAGTGACAATCAACTCGGAGCTTTCATCACTACCACGATCGAACTTGGTCGGCGGTGCTGTGCATGGCTAGAAACCCAACTACCGAACGCCATCAATGCCGCTGATGTTAAAGGACAGTAA
- the carB gene encoding carbamoyl-phosphate synthase large subunit, with product MPKRNDINHVLVIGSGPIVIGQACEFDYSGTQACRVLKEEGLRVTLINSNPATIMTDPEFADHTYVEPIQPEYIEKIFEREIEQGHPIDAVLATLGGQTALNAAIALDRRGSLKKYNVELIGADIDAIERGEDRQKFKDIVAKIGGESARSRVCHNMDEVRETVAELGLPVVVRPSFTMGGLGSGLAFTEEDLERIAGGGLAASPEANVLIEESILGWKEYELELMRDANDNCVVVCSIENVDALGVHTGDSVTVAPSMTLTDREFQIMRNQGIAILREVGVDTGGCNIQFAINPTDGRLITIEMNPRVSRSSALASKATGFPIAKIAAKLAIGYTLDEITNDITGVTPAAFEPTLDYVVVKAPRFAFEKFVGADDTLTTTMKSVGEAMALGRNYIAALGKVMRSLENKQNGFWTVPDESFAGERAGDKAAVLEDLKRPTEGRLYDAELALRLGATVDEVYEASGIDPWFLAELKNLVDFRQVLIDAPVLDQDLLRTAKYFGLSDKQIAALRPEFAGEDGVRRLRWSLGIRPVFKTVDTCAAEFEAKTPYHYSAYELDPAAESEVAPQTEREKVIILGSGPNRIGQGIEFDYSCVHAALELSRVGYETVMVNCNPETVSTDYDTADRLYFEPLTFEDVMEVYHAECESGTVAGVIVQLGGQTPLGLAERLRDAGVPVVGTSPEAIDLAEDRGEFGEVLRKAQLPAPAFGTATSFAEAKAVAEGIGYPVLVRPSYVLGGRGMEIVYDEASLEDYINRATEITSDHPVLVDRFLDNAIEIDVDALCDGENVYLAGVMEHIEEAGIHSGDSACALPPMTLGEEDIANVRRSTEALAHGIGVKGLMNVQFALKDDILYVIEANPRASRTVPFVSKATGVPLAKAASRIMLGATIPELQAEGMIPTDHDGGSLPLDAPIAVKEAVLPFNRFRTPEGHMLDTLLSPEMKSTGEVMGLADNFGTAYGKAEAGAYGALPTEGTVFVSVANRDKRTLIFPIQRLAALGFRMLATAGTARMLRRNGVECETVFKQSDIKRMQESGENPEARSIVDIIKAGEVDLILNTPAGSSGARHDGYDIRAAAVNGGVTLVTTVQGVTAAVQGIEALRAGDLSVRALQEIDHSGDKAPEEQVQA from the coding sequence ATGCCGAAGCGCAACGATATCAACCACGTTCTCGTCATCGGTTCTGGCCCGATCGTTATCGGCCAAGCCTGCGAATTCGACTACTCCGGCACCCAAGCATGCCGAGTGCTGAAAGAAGAAGGCCTGCGGGTCACACTGATCAACTCCAACCCGGCAACGATCATGACCGACCCAGAATTCGCCGATCACACCTATGTCGAGCCGATACAGCCCGAATACATCGAGAAGATTTTCGAGCGCGAAATCGAGCAGGGTCACCCCATCGATGCGGTACTCGCTACCCTCGGTGGGCAGACTGCTCTCAACGCAGCCATCGCACTCGATCGCCGCGGCAGCCTGAAGAAGTACAACGTTGAACTCATCGGTGCCGACATCGACGCCATTGAACGCGGTGAAGACCGTCAGAAGTTCAAAGACATTGTTGCCAAGATCGGTGGAGAATCTGCCCGTTCTCGCGTGTGCCACAATATGGACGAAGTCCGCGAGACCGTTGCAGAACTCGGTCTGCCGGTCGTGGTTCGCCCCTCCTTCACCATGGGTGGTCTAGGCTCTGGCCTTGCTTTCACTGAGGAAGATCTTGAACGTATCGCAGGTGGCGGCCTCGCAGCCTCCCCCGAAGCCAACGTTCTGATTGAGGAATCCATCCTCGGTTGGAAGGAATACGAGCTCGAGTTGATGCGCGACGCCAATGACAACTGCGTCGTGGTCTGCTCCATCGAAAACGTGGATGCACTTGGCGTGCACACCGGCGACTCCGTCACCGTCGCCCCCTCCATGACCCTGACCGACCGTGAGTTCCAGATCATGCGTAACCAGGGCATCGCTATTCTTCGAGAGGTTGGTGTGGACACAGGTGGTTGCAACATCCAGTTCGCCATCAACCCCACAGATGGCCGTCTGATCACCATCGAGATGAACCCGCGCGTGTCGCGTTCCTCCGCCCTGGCTTCCAAGGCCACCGGCTTCCCGATCGCAAAAATCGCCGCGAAGCTAGCCATTGGTTACACCCTTGATGAGATCACCAACGACATAACTGGTGTGACCCCTGCAGCCTTCGAACCCACACTCGACTATGTCGTCGTCAAGGCGCCTCGCTTCGCCTTTGAAAAATTCGTCGGCGCAGACGACACCCTGACCACCACCATGAAGTCCGTGGGTGAAGCCATGGCACTGGGCCGCAACTACATTGCCGCTCTCGGCAAGGTCATGCGTTCGCTGGAAAACAAGCAGAATGGTTTCTGGACGGTTCCCGACGAAAGCTTCGCAGGGGAGCGCGCCGGAGACAAGGCCGCTGTGCTTGAAGACCTCAAGCGTCCTACCGAAGGGCGCCTCTACGATGCTGAGCTAGCGCTACGCCTTGGCGCTACCGTCGATGAGGTCTACGAGGCCTCAGGTATCGACCCGTGGTTCCTCGCTGAACTGAAGAATCTGGTCGATTTCCGCCAGGTGCTTATCGACGCCCCCGTTCTTGACCAGGATCTGCTGCGCACCGCAAAGTACTTCGGCCTGTCCGATAAGCAAATTGCCGCTTTGCGCCCAGAATTTGCAGGCGAAGACGGCGTGCGCCGCCTGCGCTGGTCCCTGGGTATTCGTCCGGTATTCAAGACCGTCGACACCTGTGCCGCCGAGTTCGAAGCCAAGACCCCCTACCACTACTCGGCCTACGAGCTTGATCCCGCTGCGGAATCTGAGGTCGCCCCCCAGACCGAGCGTGAAAAGGTCATCATCCTCGGCTCCGGCCCCAACCGCATCGGCCAAGGCATCGAGTTCGACTACTCCTGTGTCCACGCAGCGCTCGAGCTTTCCCGCGTTGGCTACGAGACCGTCATGGTCAACTGCAACCCCGAGACCGTCTCCACCGACTACGACACCGCTGATCGTCTCTACTTCGAGCCCCTGACTTTCGAGGACGTCATGGAGGTCTACCATGCTGAGTGCGAGTCTGGCACAGTGGCTGGCGTCATCGTTCAGCTCGGCGGCCAAACCCCGCTTGGGCTAGCAGAGCGCCTGCGCGACGCAGGCGTTCCCGTAGTTGGCACCAGCCCCGAAGCCATCGACCTCGCCGAAGACCGTGGCGAATTCGGTGAAGTTCTGCGCAAGGCGCAACTTCCCGCGCCAGCATTCGGCACCGCGACGTCATTCGCAGAAGCAAAGGCAGTGGCCGAAGGCATCGGCTACCCGGTGCTCGTGCGCCCCTCCTATGTTCTTGGCGGCCGCGGGATGGAAATTGTCTACGATGAGGCCTCACTCGAGGACTACATCAATCGCGCAACCGAAATCACCTCTGACCACCCGGTTCTAGTCGACCGATTCCTGGACAACGCTATCGAGATTGACGTAGACGCCCTCTGCGACGGGGAGAATGTCTACCTCGCCGGCGTGATGGAGCACATCGAGGAAGCCGGTATTCACTCCGGTGACTCCGCGTGTGCACTCCCGCCGATGACACTCGGTGAAGAAGATATCGCTAACGTTCGTCGCTCCACCGAAGCTCTGGCTCATGGCATTGGTGTGAAGGGCTTGATGAACGTTCAGTTCGCCCTCAAGGACGACATCTTGTACGTCATCGAGGCCAACCCCCGCGCATCTCGCACCGTGCCCTTCGTCTCCAAGGCGACTGGCGTGCCGCTAGCCAAGGCAGCATCGCGCATCATGCTCGGCGCAACCATTCCTGAGCTCCAGGCGGAAGGCATGATCCCTACCGATCACGACGGTGGCTCCCTGCCGCTCGACGCCCCCATCGCAGTGAAGGAGGCCGTGCTGCCCTTCAACCGTTTCCGCACACCGGAAGGGCACATGCTGGACACATTGCTCAGCCCTGAGATGAAGTCCACTGGCGAAGTTATGGGCCTGGCCGACAACTTCGGTACCGCATATGGCAAGGCTGAAGCCGGTGCCTATGGCGCGCTACCCACCGAGGGCACAGTGTTCGTCTCCGTCGCGAACCGCGACAAGCGCACCTTGATTTTCCCTATCCAGCGTCTTGCCGCCTTGGGCTTCCGCATGCTGGCTACCGCCGGTACCGCCCGTATGCTGCGTCGCAATGGTGTCGAGTGTGAGACCGTGTTTAAGCAGTCTGATATCAAGCGCATGCAGGAGTCCGGGGAGAACCCAGAGGCCCGGTCGATCGTCGACATCATCAAGGCCGGCGAAGTTGATCTGATCCTCAACACGCCCGCTGGTTCCTCCGGTGCTCGCCATGATGGCTACGACATTCGCGCTGCGGCGGTCAACGGCGGCGTCACTCTGGTCACCACCGTTCAGGGCGTCACGGCCGCTGTGCAGGGTATTGAGGCCCTGCGTGCCGGTGACTTGTCCGTTCGCGCTTTGCAAGAGATCGATCACTCCGGTGACAAGGCTCCCGAGGAGCAGGTGCAGGCCTAA
- the carA gene encoding glutamine-hydrolyzing carbamoyl-phosphate synthase small subunit — MSAQHNQKDDTVTDKFTPAIVVLANGKTYRGFAFGAQGTTLGEAVFTTGMTGYQETMTDPSYHRQIVVCTAPQIGNTGWNDEDGESRNDQIWVAGLVIRDLAQRVSNWRSARSLEEEMKSQGIIGIRGVDTRALTRALRSEGSIAAGIFSGQDAAHSEEELLEIVRSQPSMKGADLAGDVSADDTYIVEPEGEARYTVVAFDMGIKTNTPRNFAARGIRTVVVPANTSFDKIKEHNPDGVFVSNGPGDPATADAMVEVVREVLAAKIPFFGICFGNQILGRALGMETYKLKFGHRGINVPVMNHLTGKIDITAQNHGFALKGKAGEVFDTDFGPAQVTHTCLNDDVVEGVALVDGSAYSVQYHPEAAAGPHDANPLFDQFIALMEGAK, encoded by the coding sequence GTGAGTGCCCAGCACAACCAGAAAGATGACACCGTGACAGACAAGTTCACCCCCGCGATCGTGGTTCTCGCCAACGGCAAAACCTATCGAGGATTCGCCTTCGGCGCTCAAGGCACAACACTCGGTGAAGCAGTCTTCACCACCGGCATGACCGGTTACCAGGAAACCATGACGGACCCGTCCTACCACCGTCAGATCGTGGTGTGCACCGCACCACAGATCGGTAATACTGGCTGGAACGATGAAGATGGCGAATCCCGCAACGACCAGATTTGGGTTGCCGGCCTAGTTATCCGCGACCTAGCCCAGCGCGTATCCAACTGGCGCTCTGCGCGTAGCCTCGAAGAGGAAATGAAGTCGCAGGGGATCATCGGTATTCGCGGCGTCGACACTCGAGCACTCACGCGTGCGCTGCGCAGTGAAGGCTCCATCGCTGCCGGCATCTTCAGCGGGCAGGACGCTGCGCACAGCGAGGAGGAGCTACTTGAGATCGTGCGCTCCCAACCCTCTATGAAGGGCGCCGACCTCGCTGGCGATGTGTCTGCTGACGACACCTACATCGTCGAACCAGAGGGGGAAGCACGATACACCGTGGTTGCTTTCGATATGGGGATTAAGACCAACACGCCTCGAAATTTTGCTGCTCGCGGTATCCGCACCGTTGTTGTTCCTGCCAATACCTCCTTTGACAAGATCAAGGAACACAACCCGGACGGCGTCTTCGTCTCCAATGGCCCTGGTGACCCCGCAACCGCCGACGCCATGGTAGAGGTCGTTCGTGAAGTGCTCGCAGCAAAAATTCCTTTCTTCGGCATCTGCTTCGGCAACCAGATCCTCGGCCGAGCACTCGGCATGGAAACCTACAAACTCAAGTTCGGCCACCGCGGCATTAACGTGCCGGTGATGAACCACCTCACGGGCAAAATCGATATCACAGCTCAGAACCACGGTTTTGCACTTAAGGGGAAGGCTGGCGAAGTGTTCGACACTGACTTCGGCCCTGCCCAAGTCACCCACACCTGCCTTAATGACGACGTCGTGGAGGGCGTGGCCCTCGTCGATGGCAGCGCGTACTCGGTGCAGTACCACCCAGAAGCTGCTGCAGGACCCCACGACGCAAACCCCTTGTTCGATCAATTCATCGCCCTTATGGAAGGTGCCAAGTAA
- the nusB gene encoding transcription antitermination factor NusB: MDQQSSRVPRQRRRGSRYRARAHAVEIVYEAELRDIDPVAIVQDRETLSSLPIPETAPVRPYTREIVTGVATQLDAVDDAISTHLSAEWTLERIPAMDRAILRVCAWELLYNDEVDAAVSLTEAVELATQYSTVVAPDYVNAVLDAMAKRSDEVLDARALNTVTELPGEFEADDVELVESAAESEPVVDSGHFEAEVQPSAE; this comes from the coding sequence GTGGATCAACAGTCCAGCCGCGTTCCGCGGCAACGCCGCCGGGGCTCACGCTACCGTGCCCGCGCGCACGCAGTCGAGATTGTCTATGAAGCGGAACTTCGCGATATCGACCCTGTGGCTATCGTTCAGGATCGCGAGACCCTGTCTTCGCTTCCGATTCCCGAAACAGCTCCAGTCCGTCCCTACACCCGGGAGATCGTGACCGGTGTAGCTACTCAGCTGGATGCTGTGGACGACGCTATTTCGACGCACTTGTCCGCTGAGTGGACTCTGGAACGCATCCCCGCCATGGACCGCGCTATCCTGCGCGTGTGCGCCTGGGAGTTGCTGTACAACGACGAGGTCGATGCTGCGGTGTCGCTGACCGAAGCCGTGGAGCTGGCTACCCAGTACTCCACCGTGGTCGCCCCTGACTACGTCAATGCTGTGCTCGATGCCATGGCTAAGCGTAGTGATGAGGTTTTGGATGCCCGTGCTCTGAATACTGTCACTGAGCTCCCTGGTGAGTTTGAGGCAGATGATGTTGAGCTCGTCGAGTCCGCTGCAGAATCCGAACCGGTCGTCGATTCTGGCCACTTTGAGGCAGAGGTTCAACCTAGCGCTGAATAA
- a CDS encoding TIGR01777 family oxidoreductase, translated as MSIETSHFIPYPRTIVWDWHSMPGAVVRLTPRNVPMQPVQQADNLASGLTRFSLPAGLVWDAQHELAGYRKGHQFVDVCTSAPIKLFSQWRHVHTFKDEGPSGTTITDSVSTRVPARALKSLFAFRQHALLGDLNALARINATAPESMYADPSTDSEALPSVLSLGLPDNRRLRPLTVAVTGSRGLVGRALTAQLTTAGHKVIQLVRGDAKPGQRHWTPQRPDPDLLDDVDVLVHLAGEPLLGRFNDEHKKAIYDSRVYPTSKLAEVVASSPRCATMVCASSIGFYGADRGEEKLSEDSSAGEGFLATMVQDWEDACEPAREAGKRVVNIRTGVILAANGGVLAVLKMLFSAGLGGPFGERNPWFSWISLDDLTDIYLRAAIDPAIEGPVNATAPNPVPNTKMVSALGAELNRPTIIPIPSIGPKLLLGTEGAEELALANQRVLPSRYLELGHEFRHSAIETCLAHELGGQELLNNDQGSNDAD; from the coding sequence GTGAGTATTGAAACCAGCCACTTCATCCCCTACCCGCGCACCATCGTATGGGACTGGCACAGCATGCCGGGGGCAGTCGTCAGGCTAACCCCACGCAACGTGCCTATGCAGCCGGTTCAACAAGCAGACAACCTGGCCAGCGGCCTCACGCGATTCAGTCTGCCAGCTGGGCTTGTGTGGGACGCACAGCACGAATTAGCCGGCTACCGAAAAGGCCATCAATTCGTCGATGTCTGCACTAGTGCTCCAATCAAGCTTTTTTCCCAGTGGCGCCACGTCCACACGTTTAAAGATGAAGGCCCCAGCGGCACCACGATCACCGACAGCGTGAGCACGCGAGTACCGGCACGGGCACTCAAGAGCCTGTTTGCCTTCCGCCAGCACGCACTGCTCGGCGACCTTAACGCTCTAGCGCGAATCAACGCGACCGCGCCAGAGTCTATGTACGCTGATCCCTCAACTGACTCCGAGGCACTGCCCTCTGTATTGTCACTGGGTCTACCCGATAATCGCAGACTTCGACCGCTGACCGTTGCTGTCACCGGCTCGCGGGGTTTAGTTGGCCGCGCACTGACAGCTCAACTCACCACAGCCGGGCACAAAGTCATTCAGCTGGTTCGAGGCGATGCCAAACCCGGACAACGCCATTGGACCCCCCAGCGCCCCGACCCAGATCTTCTTGATGATGTCGACGTCCTTGTCCACCTAGCCGGGGAACCACTGCTAGGCCGTTTCAACGATGAGCATAAAAAAGCCATCTACGATTCCCGGGTGTATCCCACCTCCAAGCTCGCTGAAGTCGTCGCATCTAGCCCTCGCTGCGCCACGATGGTGTGCGCCAGTTCGATCGGTTTCTACGGTGCAGACAGGGGCGAAGAAAAACTCAGCGAAGACTCTTCGGCTGGCGAGGGTTTTCTTGCCACAATGGTTCAAGACTGGGAAGACGCCTGCGAGCCCGCCCGGGAAGCCGGTAAACGCGTCGTCAACATTCGCACTGGCGTTATTCTGGCAGCCAACGGCGGAGTGCTAGCAGTACTCAAAATGCTCTTCAGCGCCGGTTTAGGCGGGCCTTTCGGAGAGCGGAACCCATGGTTTTCTTGGATCAGCTTAGATGATCTGACAGATATTTACCTGCGGGCAGCCATAGACCCCGCGATTGAGGGGCCAGTCAACGCTACCGCCCCCAATCCCGTGCCCAATACCAAGATGGTGTCCGCACTTGGTGCCGAGCTCAATCGTCCAACGATCATCCCGATTCCCTCGATCGGGCCCAAGCTGCTCCTGGGAACCGAAGGTGCAGAAGAACTCGCGTTGGCCAACCAGCGTGTGCTTCCATCCCGCTACCTAGAACTAGGACACGAATTCAGACACAGCGCCATTGAAACCTGCCTCGCCCACGAGCTGGGCGGCCAGGAACTGCTGAACAACGATCAAGGAAGCAACGATGCCGACTAA
- a CDS encoding YbjN domain-containing protein, with amino-acid sequence MTDSHAKPSAASSPGNVEVTMQGLCDVMGNFGVTLHTHEVEQPDAPEAMHAQVATANLNGYNMCFALMGGAFLVVRADRQLDIPSQEGDPVPYLACNQANAMEFGAKCCIFDRADNLLLRVERETIIGAGMNDQQLTQALRSSVDCTLLIQQRLEQAMQALRAAD; translated from the coding sequence ATGACTGACTCTCACGCTAAGCCCAGCGCAGCAAGCTCTCCAGGAAACGTCGAAGTCACCATGCAAGGTCTGTGCGATGTCATGGGAAACTTCGGAGTGACGCTTCACACACACGAGGTTGAACAACCCGATGCCCCAGAGGCCATGCATGCCCAAGTGGCCACGGCAAACCTCAACGGGTACAACATGTGCTTCGCGCTCATGGGTGGCGCATTCCTCGTTGTTAGGGCAGACCGCCAGTTAGACATCCCGAGCCAAGAAGGCGACCCTGTCCCCTACCTGGCATGCAACCAAGCTAACGCAATGGAGTTCGGCGCGAAATGCTGCATTTTCGACAGGGCAGACAACCTCCTGCTTCGGGTTGAACGAGAAACTATCATCGGTGCCGGGATGAATGATCAACAGCTAACCCAAGCCTTGCGCTCGAGCGTTGACTGCACGCTGCTGATCCAACAGCGCTTAGAACAAGCTATGCAGGCACTACGCGCAGCCGACTAA
- a CDS encoding aspartate carbamoyltransferase catalytic subunit, with protein sequence MKHLLNIGDLSADEIIGLMDEADRFREALSDREVKKLPTLRGRTIFTLFYENSTRTRSSFETAGKWMSADVINISASSSSVKKGESLKDTGLTLRSIGADAIIIRHPSSGAAQQLSEWVVDPATGVGPSVINAGDGAHQHPTQALLDAVTMRQRLGRIEGLKVVIVGDCLHSRVVRSNVDLLTTLGAEVVLVAPPTLMPAGVDTWPVRTSFDMDSELHDADVVMMLRVQQERMLGGFFPSHREYATLYGLSKERLARLQPHAVVMHPGPMLRGMEINYAVADAPQSAVLQQVNNGVHVRMAVLFSLLVGGNTSEGTF encoded by the coding sequence ATGAAACACCTGCTAAACATTGGGGATCTGTCAGCCGATGAAATCATCGGGTTGATGGATGAGGCCGATCGCTTCCGCGAGGCTTTGTCAGATCGGGAGGTTAAGAAGCTGCCGACCTTGCGGGGCCGCACGATCTTTACCCTCTTCTACGAAAATTCGACGCGTACCCGTTCCTCCTTTGAAACCGCTGGAAAGTGGATGAGCGCAGATGTGATCAACATTTCTGCCTCATCTTCCTCGGTGAAAAAAGGCGAGTCCCTTAAAGACACTGGGCTGACGTTGCGCTCTATTGGCGCAGACGCGATTATCATCCGCCACCCTTCTTCCGGTGCCGCCCAGCAATTGTCTGAGTGGGTTGTAGACCCAGCGACAGGCGTGGGACCGAGCGTGATTAACGCCGGTGATGGCGCGCACCAGCATCCGACTCAGGCTTTGCTCGACGCGGTCACCATGCGTCAGCGTCTCGGCCGCATAGAGGGACTCAAGGTAGTTATTGTCGGCGATTGCTTGCATTCGCGGGTTGTTCGTTCCAACGTTGACCTTTTGACTACCCTCGGCGCGGAAGTCGTGCTGGTTGCACCCCCGACGTTGATGCCCGCTGGAGTGGATACCTGGCCGGTGCGCACCAGTTTCGACATGGACTCCGAGTTGCATGACGCCGATGTGGTGATGATGTTGCGTGTGCAGCAGGAGCGCATGCTGGGTGGTTTCTTCCCCTCACATCGCGAATACGCAACGCTGTATGGGCTGTCCAAAGAGCGTTTGGCGCGCCTGCAGCCACACGCTGTGGTGATGCACCCCGGCCCCATGCTGCGCGGTATGGAAATTAACTACGCGGTGGCTGACGCCCCGCAGTCTGCAGTGCTGCAACAGGTAAACAATGGCGTACATGTCCGCATGGCCGTGTTGTTTAGCTTGCTTGTCGGCGGAAACACCAGCGAAGGGACCTTCTAG
- the pyrR gene encoding bifunctional pyr operon transcriptional regulator/uracil phosphoribosyltransferase PyrR, producing MSDIERVDVTELLSADDVSRTIARIAHQIIEKTALDAHGAGKVVLLGIPSAGVPLARRLADRISEFSGVDVPTGAIDVTLYRDDLRSKPHRALRPTHIPDCGVDGTTVVLVDDVLYSGRTIRAALDALRDEGRPEEIQLAVLVDRGHRQLPIRADYVGKNIPTSRTEDVEVRLEEIDGDDAVVLLRHSTQSAGDSCEAQQNREQF from the coding sequence ATGAGCGACATTGAACGTGTCGATGTCACAGAGCTGCTGTCTGCAGATGATGTGTCTCGGACGATCGCGCGCATCGCGCACCAGATTATAGAAAAGACTGCTCTCGACGCCCACGGCGCTGGGAAGGTCGTGTTGTTGGGTATTCCCTCTGCGGGTGTTCCCTTGGCTCGCCGTTTGGCGGACAGAATTTCGGAATTTTCGGGGGTGGATGTTCCGACCGGGGCAATTGATGTCACGTTGTATCGTGACGATCTGCGTTCAAAACCCCACCGGGCTCTGCGGCCGACGCACATCCCGGATTGTGGAGTGGATGGTACCACGGTCGTGTTGGTCGATGACGTGCTGTATTCGGGGCGCACAATTCGCGCAGCCTTGGATGCCCTGCGTGACGAGGGACGTCCTGAAGAGATCCAGCTTGCTGTACTGGTGGATCGGGGGCACCGCCAGCTGCCGATCCGCGCAGATTACGTGGGCAAAAACATACCCACGTCCCGTACTGAGGACGTCGAAGTCCGCCTGGAAGAAATCGATGGTGATGACGCCGTGGTGCTGTTGCGGCACTCCACACAATCGGCCGGCGATAGCTGTGAGGCACAACAGAATCGAGAACAATTCTGA
- a CDS encoding dihydroorotase translates to MNTADSQLGGKSTADNAASYPATGTLAAPFAGTVLIRNVKPYGETDGVNIVIEDGVITDVDAASDTQADRVVEGNGAVLLPGLVDIHVHLREPGREDTETIATGSAAAAKGGFTAVFTMANTIPVMDQPIIAESVWAKGQQIGLCDVHPVGSITKGLQGKELTEFGMMARSEAKVRMFSDDGVCVANPQLMRRAIEYSRAADVLLAQHCEEPHLTEGAVAHEGDMAARLGLRGWPRAAEEMIVARDALLGRDYGGRVHICHASTTGTVELLKWAKSQGISLTAEVTPHHLILTDQRLDTYDGVNRVNPPLREEHDTIALREALLDGTIDCVATDHAPHGSEDKCCEFEKARPGMLGLETSLAIIADLFVKQGLADWRFVAKVMSERPAEIVRLPGHGRPIAVGEPANLTLVDPNHTWVANGEDMRSKSNNTPYEGMEFSTRVTATLLRGHVTYSLEDDQQTQASAEPRVEGK, encoded by the coding sequence ATGAACACAGCAGATTCGCAACTAGGCGGCAAGAGCACCGCCGACAACGCAGCATCCTACCCAGCTACTGGTACCTTGGCTGCCCCCTTTGCCGGCACCGTGTTGATCCGTAACGTTAAACCCTACGGCGAGACCGACGGCGTCAATATTGTCATCGAAGACGGCGTGATCACTGATGTTGACGCCGCGTCGGATACTCAGGCTGATCGTGTTGTCGAAGGCAATGGCGCGGTGTTGCTGCCAGGCCTAGTCGATATTCACGTCCACCTCCGGGAACCAGGTCGGGAAGACACCGAAACCATCGCAACCGGTTCCGCAGCTGCAGCCAAGGGTGGATTCACAGCCGTGTTCACTATGGCCAACACCATCCCCGTCATGGACCAGCCGATTATCGCGGAATCCGTGTGGGCCAAAGGCCAACAGATTGGACTGTGCGACGTTCACCCCGTCGGCTCCATTACTAAAGGTCTGCAAGGTAAAGAGCTCACTGAGTTCGGAATGATGGCGCGCTCCGAAGCCAAGGTGCGCATGTTCTCTGACGACGGCGTCTGCGTGGCTAACCCCCAGCTCATGCGCCGCGCGATTGAGTATTCCCGCGCTGCCGATGTGTTGCTCGCCCAACACTGCGAAGAACCCCACCTGACTGAGGGGGCGGTAGCTCACGAAGGTGACATGGCGGCCCGCCTGGGTCTTCGAGGCTGGCCACGTGCTGCTGAAGAAATGATCGTCGCCCGCGACGCGCTTCTCGGCCGAGACTACGGGGGCCGCGTACATATCTGTCATGCCTCCACTACGGGAACCGTTGAACTCCTCAAATGGGCCAAGAGCCAAGGCATCTCCTTGACCGCTGAGGTGACACCGCACCACCTCATTCTCACCGACCAGCGCCTAGACACCTACGATGGCGTCAATCGCGTCAACCCACCCCTGCGTGAAGAGCACGACACCATCGCTCTGCGCGAAGCGCTGCTTGACGGCACCATCGACTGCGTTGCAACCGACCACGCACCCCACGGCAGTGAAGACAAGTGCTGCGAATTCGAAAAGGCGCGCCCCGGCATGCTCGGGCTAGAAACCTCGCTGGCCATCATCGCTGACCTCTTCGTCAAGCAGGGGCTTGCCGACTGGCGTTTCGTAGCAAAGGTCATGTCCGAGCGGCCCGCCGAAATCGTCCGCCTTCCCGGCCATGGTCGCCCGATTGCAGTGGGCGAGCCAGCCAATCTCACCCTCGTCGACCCCAACCACACGTGGGTTGCTAACGGCGAAGACATGCGATCAAAGTCCAACAACACGCCTTACGAGGGCATGGAATTTAGCACCCGCGTCACCGCCACGTTGCTTCGCGGACACGTGACATACAGCCTCGAAGACGACCAGCAGACTCAGGCCTCAGCTGAACCGCGAGTAGAAGGAAAATAG